A genomic window from Mobula hypostoma chromosome X1, sMobHyp1.1, whole genome shotgun sequence includes:
- the LOC134340217 gene encoding probable G-protein coupled receptor 139 has protein sequence MALKPPGMCCLNISVPEVACSTGRQITGTEKMAALLDRYLSVHRILYVFIAVIGVPVNLVAIAILSRGKCGLSTCTTRYLVAMAAADLLTIVTQVILNQINLYYFPWSFLSITPVCSVIDTVRYTATDCSVWFTVTFTIDRFVAICCQKLKIKYCTGKTATVFLTITGVLFCLKNIPRYFTWEPKEIIESVPWFCKLMDNVFTDPGWVAYDWVDSVLSPFLPFAGILLLNALTFRHILVSSRVRKGLKGQSKGENRSDPEMESRRRSVVLLFTLSGNFILLWLTLVVKFIYYQVSGKGFDFNDSEWIFHYIGVLLRDFSCCTNTFIYAVTQSKFREQMISAVKYPFTSLLQYIKRKRVLSTSQRRPACL, from the exons ATGGCATTAAAACCCCCAGGTATGTGTTGCCTCAACATTTCTGTCCCAGAGGTCGCCTGTAGCACTGGGAGACAAATCACTGGTACAGAGAAAATGGCTGCATTGTTGGATAGGTATTTGAGTGTGCACAGAATATTGTACGTGTTCATTGCTGTCATTGGAGTTCCTG tGAATTTAGTAGCGATTGCGATCCTCTCTCGTGGAAAGTGCGGCCTCTCTACCTGcaccactcgctacctggtggccatggcaGCGGCGGATCTACTGACCATTGTCACCCAGGTAATTTTGAATCAAATCAATTTGTATTACTTCCCGTGGAGTTTTCTGAGCATCACCCCAGTGTGCAGTGTTATTGATACAGTGAGATACACAGCCACAGActgttctgtctggttcaccgTTACTTTCACCATTGATCGGTTTGTCGCCATTTGCTGCCAGAAGCTGAAAATAAAATACTGCACCGGGAAAACCGCGACTGTGTTTCTAACAATAACCGGCGTACTGTTCTGCCTGAAAAATATTCCCCGATATTTCACATGGGAGCCCAAGGAGATCATCGAGAGTGTACCGTGGTTTTGTAAACTCATGGACAATGTTTTCACTGACCCCGGGTGGGTGGCATATGACTGGGTCGACTCGGTTTTATCACCGTTCCTGCCTTTCGCTGGGATCTTGCTGCTCAACGCTCTGACATTCAGACACATTTTAGTCTCCAGTCGGGTCCGCAAGGGGCTGAAGGGTCAGAGCAAGGGGGAGAACcgcagtgacccggagatggagagcaggaggaggtctgtgGTTTTACTCTTCACCCTCTCCGGCAACTTCATCCTCCTGTGGCTAACACTGGTTGTAAAGTTCATATATTATCAGGTCTCAGGAAAAGGATTCGATTTCAATGATTCTGAATGGATATTTCACTATATCGGGGTTTTACTGAGGGATTTCAGCTGCTGCACGAATACATTTATTTACGCGGTGACTCAGTCGAAATTTAGGGAGCAGATGATCAGCGCGGTGAAATATCCGTTCACCTCGTTACTTCAGTACATTAAAAGAAAACGCGTTCTGAGCACAAGCCAGAGGCGGCCGGCGTGTCTCTAG